Part of the Plectropomus leopardus isolate mb chromosome 7, YSFRI_Pleo_2.0, whole genome shotgun sequence genome, ttttttacataattttttataataaaatacaatatttgaaGATTTATTTAATACGTAATTGTGTTGTAAATATTTGAGCTTTTGGATAGTTTTAGTGAGCTGTGGTTTTAATTTTGCAGTGCCAGTTCTGCCCAAGTCGCCAAATTAAATGTTGggattgtacatttctgcaaaccacacattaaatttttacatttcataagTATGATGTCGCTCAGATAACAGAgacatataataaatattattacaCTGGTtttaatgcacaaattaaagtcaaaactacaggattgcatttcagtgacattacatttacatgattttttacCTTGtttgatattgcttttattgtaaagcactttgttgttttgaaatgtgcaatataaacagttattaatgtttttgttattatttattattatatttacataagacaaataatctgaaaaaaaaccaaaaaaaacatttctctgccCTTCCGAATTGCTTCTATGGACTTATTGcacagcaaatatgacaaaaagttattttcataaaccttaagaaatgtactttttaaaactgtaaggcaaagaaaaaaatgttaaaaaattaaatgttaactaCATAATAATGCAGTCATTATCAGCTGCTCTCCCTATCTGGTAAATCTTGTGAGACGCAGGCTCCAAAGGGAATACATCAGTTTTAATTACCTTAATGGAGTAATGTCATAGACTCCAGATGATTAAGAGTGACAATGACGGTGATTGTGTCAAAACCTGCTCACCAGGAACTTATTTGACATGTTTCCGTCAGCTGACAGAGTTTTCCAGGAACTGCGGCTGGCCCTCATTCAGGATCTTGTCTGCTTCATGGGACTGCAGTCTAATTTTGGACTCTACTATTTTATCAGTGCACTGAATATCAACTgtaatgcttttatttaaacTCCTGCTGCTTTGAGATCAGCCCCTAAATTTGATTTCATTATAAACACAGATATTCTTATCTCAGGGACATAACTTTAAaccctgtttttctttctgttgtttgttttttcagatggTAGTGATGGATTTTGCCACCGGTGCTAGTGCACTGGAGTTTAAGATTTTACATAACAAAAAGTATGATGCATATTCAGCTCCCACACATACAGTATCAACCTCACTGTGACCAGTTACAATATCAACTAGTAACTAgtaaagtacatttacacaaatacTTCCAGTGCAGTGTGTGCCATCTGCTAGCGGTTTGGTGGCAGGTACTAGTTgaagaactgaaacttctcctgtgtgccaagcttGTAGGAGAACTAGGGTGGCTGACACTAAAATGCAAGAAGCCATATCATTAATCAACATGGCAGATTCCATGTAGGGaaacccgctccctatgtagatacaGTATTAATTGCTCATTCTAGATCAAGAAAACTCAACTACtcctattttcaggtgattataaaaaagtcaaaacatagtgctgaatattatataccattccTGTCAACAGAaacccctaaatcctacacactggaccttcagGCACAATTCTGAGGTATGCAAACattcaaaatttttaaaaacatgcacaggACTAAATCGCGCCTGCATCTtagaaagaaagagggggaatttatttgcatttcaagTTACTATTATaacaatacaacacataaaatgcactttttcacCCTGCCATAGAGTGACTGCAGCCCCTATCTTGTCACTGCAAGGCTATTTCTGCCTAAgaatgacttgatttcatttaCAGTGATCCATATGATCACTGtaaatgaaatcaagtcatGACACCCAGTCCCTTGTAACTGTCTAAAAACCTTGAAAGGACCAAAAGTCAATGAAAAAGTCAAGCACTTGAATACAGAGAGCAAGgcatgtaattttaatttatgatCTAGAAAGATGTGCATGATTTAGTGGGTCACGGGCatgtaaaaatacaaccaaaacaTTAATGTCACCTCCTGGGCTCTGTAGTAAAACCCTTTGAGCTATATCTTATGTATGAAAGTTGCAGTACAAATAAAgataattgttgttgttgttgttgttgttgttgttgttattagaATTATTAAAGCTTTAGAAACCTTTGCTGAAAGTGAGTATATGTCCATCTGTATTGTGGTAGGGCGTACTCGGCGAAAACACATAAATCCACCAATCAGACTCCTCATGCCTTAATATAAccaatcaaaacaacaacaccaatgagaactagccaatcagagggagaggagggcgGGTCATCCCTTCGCCATGCtagtgaaaaaacaacatggatTTGTCCAatgagaagaagagaggggCGTTTCTGTCGGCTtcactctgctctgtgtgttgaGTCCTGAACCGCAGTAAACAGCAGACATACAACGaatgacaaacaaataaacacagtgacaggtaAGACGGCGGCTAAAAATTAACACGTACTTAACTGCATGCTGAATATATAACGGTTATAAACAGGCATTTAAGCAGTGCGGATTGTCATACAGAGCTGCCGTGTTGGCTCGTGTTACCTAAATATAATTGAATTATGCAACGACatgaaatactgtttttgtcGATCGTATTGAAATAATGATTGAAATAAGAATAATCGCTTTTGTGAATAAGAATAAAGGCGTTGTAGCGGTTTTCCTGCGGCCGGTACGCTGTGTCCTCGGCTGATGCTCGGCAGTATGGCGGCCTGTGTACAAAGGGTACGTTATGTGAGCAGACAGCAGACATGCTGCATGGTGTCTCTGAGCAACAACATACGGTTTGTCGCTGCATCTCTCATTATTTACACGGTCTCCGTGTCCTGGTCGTATTTGCTTACACGGTGTAACAGCTGCTGCGGCCTTGGAGGCAGTGACTAACCTGATTATTCTCCCCAGCCGATGACACATTTTAGGATAGACCTACTTCTGCAACAAAGGTACATTTAGTACTCAAGCGCTGTACTCAAGTAGCCTACAATTTTCTGGATCTATTACATTATtaaagtatttacattttacagtagTGGAGGAAGTACTTAGATTACTCGCaacaccacactgtaaaaatagtgttacaaattaaaaagtcctgcagcaaaaaaaagtacaaaagaattagcatcaaaatatgcacaaaatgccgaaagtaaaagtacttattatGTAGAATGGCCCACTTCATTTTTATGTACTtgtacattacttgagtatACCCATCTCACAGTGGTGGAAGAATTATTCAGATTAGTAGCaataatatactgtaaaattaatctgttacagtaaaaagccccacacaaaaaaattaacatcaaCATTTACTTGGTAAAAATATTCAGTATGGACCATTTTATTTAAGGTACAGTATAGTCATGGAAGACGTATACAGATTAGTTGCAATACTACActataaaaataatctgttacaagtaaaaagtcctgcattaaaaaaagtaaaaatacaaaagtattcacatcaaaataaacttaaagtacTGATATTTAAAGTACACATAAATAGTACTCAGGGAGTGCTACTGTACTTAATATCAGCAAGGCAGATAAGAGTGTGACCTTGAGACCatgagtgtgatattgcttttacaTTTGATGTTGACATGGCTGAGTTACTGTGTGATTACTGAAGTGTATGAGTAATGTGCACATGACTTTACTGTTGCAGCTAATAAATGTGTAGCTAGTTTCAATTACTTTATATACTTCTGGGTAATGTACCctgttgtttaaaatgtcataacataGCTACATTTAGAAATGTACTCACTAAATAAACCCTAATAATAGTCAACATGGGAATAAGCCATTAGAGGGTTTTAAAAATCTTGTGGGAAATGTGATGGCAGATATGCAGTTAtccattttcagtattttctgatgGCTTAAGGACCAAGAAGTCACTTCACCGATGAGGCAGTAGCCCTGGAGAACATGCAAAGTGATAAAAAGTGTTACTgaattaaagtataaaaaactGTAGCGATGATTTCAGGATAAAACACAAGATTTAGGACAAAGTGCGTtgagaatgaaaacaaacaaacatcaagcAAAGGTCATAGTCTAGTTTCGTCCCAACAGAATTATTTCTGAAGTACTACAAGAGATTTTTGTTCACAGACAGCGCATCTGTTGAGGTTTGTTCTCCCGTAAAGAAGTTCCCTGGAATCCGTCCAGGTACAATTTCACATTCAAGCGGCTGTGTGGCATTTGGTTGGTCAGCACATCCTGCTGCACCCACATGGCAGTTCCTCTCTGCTCATGCTGTCTATTGTGTTGTGTACAGACAACTGCAGCAATGGGCAAGTTACATTCTCAGTTGGCCAACCCCAAAGACGAGAGTCAGGACGCGCTGACGGTGTCCGGAGAGTacagagacggagaggaggATGGGAAGAACGGAGACGTATCGCAGTTCCCCTACGTGGAGTTCACTGGACGGGACAGCGTCACGTGCCCGACATGTCAGGGCACCGGCAGAATACCACGAGGTAGGTTGTTATTACTCAACAAGCATTATCAGTCTAAACTTTAATTCTGTATGAAGAGCAGTCGGGCTCAGCGACATAAAGATATTTTGTCGTGTTGAGATATGAGACTGTATATCGTCTTagatattagatatttttatataataatatgaaataaatggtgttttttcctgatttaaaAGGTTTTATTGCAGTTATGTTGTTATTTCTCTACTTGCTTTAATAATTGCCTTCACAGACTTAGTCATTATGTTTACATTACTAATGattgatcaaaaatgtaattgtgttgatatttttttcaaagtaccaaAAGTCATTCCAACAATTTTGTCACATCAAAGatgaaatttcattaaaaaaaaaatagaaaaagtaatGTTTGATTCGGTTTCCCTGTAGCATTAATAAAGTGCTTTcgatatttaaaaatatcaatatatatagtGTATCGAGATATACTTAAGCCCATGGAAACATAAGCAACAATCaatacaagttaaaaaaaaaaaacatccaaaggAATTGTTTCTTAAGAGTTAACAGTCAACAGTTTGTCTTATCTGCTCCTCCAGGACTGCGTGGGGGTTTATCACGTGATTGACTGTGCTGGCAAAATGAGCAAACAACCTCACAGCTGTCCTCACATTATGATTCAAATGTTGCTGATTATAGCAGAGAAAACCCCTTCAAACAAACGAGAACAGCcaggagagaaacacagaataCTGAAGTAACCAAACCTGTTCTAATATCAgcagaaaatgctgttttgtgagTTTTCTTTCAAGCTGCCCTAGGCACTGACCTTCAAACTCAAGCATGAAGCAACATTGACAGATTTTCACTCATCAATACTCACAGATCCTGTAACGTGTTGGTAAATCCTCAAGAAACCTGTTTGCAGacgtttgcattttcaggcagGTTGAGGTTTGAACTGCACCGGCTTAAAAGCCTCTATCGGGATTTTATTGTGGCAAAAAGGGCAATGACGTGATGGACTGACTTAACAGTCAACAGTGATAACTTTATGGCCAAAGAACTAATTTGTCACTGCCTAAAACGTTTACCCcattatttattcagttgttAAGGTTTGGtaggttaaaaataaaacaatcatcAATAAAAGATCTATAAttttaagagagaaaaagtcAACTTTAGAACATGTCTGAGCTTCTTCTCAGGTCGTGTACATTGATGTTGCGCAGAGCAGATCTTACACACCGTTCTCCATCAAACAGTAGTGTGACACAgctttttccctccttttctttgAATTATTCAACAGGCCAAGAGAATCAGCTCGTTGCTCTGATTCCGTACAGCGACCAAAGGCTGCGGCCGAGCAGGACGTAAGTCTGCACTCAGTGCTCTTTTCAAAGCATGCTCTGTGTTAGCCGTCTGCATGATGATGAAACTCAGTGAGCACACACAGTAGCATGACAGACTTTGAAGTCTTTGGCAGTTTTTAGGGTCTCacttctcttttctccctcacGCAGAAAGCTGTATGTCACGATATCAGTCGCACTTTGCCTGCTGCTGTCTGGTCTCGCTGTTTTCTTCCTATTCCCTCGCTCTATTGATGTCTCTTACGTGGGAGTGAAGTCCGCCTACGTCTCCTACGACCTGGACAAACGAATCGTCTATCTCAACATTACAGTAAGACGGTTTCTGCATTTTTCACTGACTTAAAATGAAATCCAGGCTTGTGTTTAGTTTTCACTT contains:
- the tmem106ba gene encoding transmembrane protein 106Ba yields the protein MGKLHSQLANPKDESQDALTVSGEYRDGEEDGKNGDVSQFPYVEFTGRDSVTCPTCQGTGRIPRGQENQLVALIPYSDQRLRPSRTKLYVTISVALCLLLSGLAVFFLFPRSIDVSYVGVKSAYVSYDLDKRIVYLNITSTLNITNNNYYTISVTNITAQVQFSKTVIGKAKFSNSSVIIPLDERQIDYTVPTTIADEMSYMFDYCTLPTIKVHNIVVMMQVTVTTSYFGHAEQVSQEMYQYVDCGGNTTSLHGHVQVYQ